The genomic stretch gagagatagagaaaaaaaaaacataaccactaaataaatcagttaataatatttaactccctgtgttttgttgttaaGATGGAGTTCAGTATCAATCAGACGTGGGACAGCTCTCTAGTGGACCACGATGCGGTGAAGATCCGTTTCTCTCCTGGTGATGGAGGGATGAAGATGGAAGTGTGTGCTCCGTACTTTAATGACCCTCCAGCCCCCCCGGGGCCACCAGGACAGCCCTTCCCAGGACTCTGGGACTACGAGGGTAggggacttttatttttcatcatttttttatttttgacttttgggtaagcttttttttttttttgtaggcaTTCACTGGTGTAAAAATTCCACTCTTGTGCCTCTGGTTCACATTAAATAAGATAAACTATTTGCATTCTCAGTAAGGCCATGGGGCTTTAAATGTCATGCAACTAACATTCTGAAAACTCCTTTATTGGTGAACAACACTCTACTGCCACTGGTCTGCTTTAAATGGTGAAGCAGTTACACTTTGTTGCCTCTGGTCTACAGAGGGAGATTAGTGtcaaaatacttaaaaaatatCTAAATTATATTCCACCAATTAGacacaaatcacaaatatgtttcacaaaTAATTATGTCCCAgactgtgtctcacagtctgcaatttgtacaaatacagttaaattcatgaatacatgtttttggttttcatagttTTATCAATGCCTTtgtttaaaattgcatttgtttacattttaattgcaTGTTTTTCATAGTCTCTAATATGTGTTTATAGAGTactgaatctgcatttgtgcaTCATAGCACTTGTTTTTCATGATATATTTTAGTTAATTTACTCTCGCAGGTTTTAGAATTTTGAGTTTTTGCTGAACAAGCTACTGCTAGGGGGCACTATAGTTTTTGGAGGTGTGGGGACCATTCTCACATACCTGTCCTAATGAGAATTTATTAATCAGTACGATTAATCCACAAAAGGCAGATTTAACActttatacataaatattaaatctgagaaaaagacattataaaaatatgcataaatatacataaataaatgtagaccatgactattattattattagtattattaacAAATTTGttaagtattttttttgtgtgtgaatatatttttattacatttttatttccacacataacacacacaaaaaaagaaaaagaaacagacgCACATGTGAGGGAGAAAgcaaagagggaaaaaaaaaggtgaaagTATATAATACACTGCATACAATTTCACAAGTCAGCCAGTTTGTCTTTAACAAAAGCAGTAGCTTTGGGCCATCTCTCATCCGTTGTAGCCTTAGCAAAAACACAGAGTTTAAACATACCACAGACTCAGCTCAAAATTTAAGAATAGTTTCCTTGACCGTGGTACAGGCCATAATTATTTCCTTTTCACAAAAGTTTACATTAATAGTGGAATCATCTCCAAGCAGAAACCAAGCTGGAGAACTGGAAAAATATTCACCTAACAAGGAAGATAACAAAGTAACAGCTGTTTTAAATTTGTTAAGTATTTTGACACTTCTGTCACACAAGTATATTGACACATTTCTCTCAATAAATAATTGTACAAATTATATTCTGGTGCCACcgtaaatggtgcagcagttagatTGTGTGGGTGTTGTTTCTTGTGCAGTGGTGGAGTCGTTCTTCCTCAACAGCCACAGTGAGAAGTATCTGGAGGTAGAAGTTTGTCCGTAAGTGTTTTTATCAGTAAATGAAATTGAAAACTCTCATATGTCTGAGTTCTACTGTTCTAATTTACATAATTAGTTATTTAATAACCATATTAATTGGTGTGTTTCATAGACACGGACAACACCTTATTCTGCTGCTAAATGGAAAACACAATGCATTTATGGTAAGAAAACACACAACCTGAACGTTCTGGGGTATCCCAGTTGGTTGCTAGTGTGTTGCTAGGCCACTGCTGCAGTATCCCAGATGGTTGTTAACGTGTTACAATTTTGTTACTATTGTGTGTTAAATGATCATTCATACACACCCTCCTTCATCTTTTTGTTTCCTCTTCTTTCAGCAACAGCTTCCCTTGTCCTTTGTTGCTACGATAACAGGGAATATGTGGAAGGGGGAGGGGCTTATCCCCTGGAGCTACTTCCCTCCTGGCGTGGATAAGATGAATTCATATGCCATTCATGGCTCAGGAAGTGGGCGGAGCTACGAGGCCCTTTACCCCATTCCCAAAGAGGACCTCCAGCAGGGACAGGGGCCCGATTTGTGagcattacacacacataaacacacaaacaaacacccaccTTTGATTTATAAAAATCTATAAAACTGCACCGACTGCACAGTCTTACTGTGGTCcctccattccactttaaataatgcagcagttacattctggtgccTCTGGTCTACCTGAAGCAAATGCACCTCAAATAGTGCAGCAATTACATTCTGGATCCTTCCGTTCATCTAAATAGTTGTGTTTACCTGCATCAAGTTTGAGCTTTACTGAAAATTCTATGAAAACTTTTAATAGCCACATcctatgtttatatttactgtttgttgttgttgtatatgTTTATAGTCACCGCCTGGAGTACTTTCAACCCTTCCGCCTGCAGTGCATCATGGGAGAAGAGTGGGTTCAGCCTGAGTCTGATCTGTGGAAGAACACAGTGTagattctgtaaagctgctttgtgacaacgtctgttgtaaaaagtgctatataaataaattttgactgattgattgaAATAAATGAAGCTTGAAACAGCTGCTCCCAGAACAGTTATTATAGGACAACCAGCAGAATTTAGTGAGCTGATTAGACAGTGAGCTGAGAAATTAATCCCAATGTTTGTTACACTTTACAACATTTATTACAATTATAACAGGTTTATTACAGATTAACAGAGGTTAATTATAGATATAACAGGTCTAGTATATAATATTACAAGTATATtaacatatatattaaatgtgcTAGTTATAACAGGACTAAGAAAACTGATCTGAGATCATAGCTGTGGGGATTTAATCCAACcttcataaaataaatgttaaataaatgaccaaTAAATCACTGTCTCCTTTTTACTCatttcttgctctctccctcttatcactctctctctctctcactccctcactcactctctctctccctcttatctccctctctctttctcacaacacacatacactctctctctccctctctctctctctctctctctctctctgctctgaaaGAGTTTCAGAGAGGGAACACCAATTAAAATGGATGGAGCTCAATAATGGATTAAAGAAAGGAATAAAGAGTGGGGATCAATGGcccagatagagagagaaggaaagtgagacagagagagaggtgagtgaAGGGGACAGAAAGATAGACATggcaagagagagtgagagacatacagagagagagagtgatagatagTTACAAAGAGAAAAACAGTAAAGGATAAAAGGTTTGAAGTAAAAAGAGTGAAGGAGTGcaaagaggagaggaggatAAATAAAAGGGAGAGaatgaagggagagagagatgccaACAGAGTGACAGAAATAGAGTAAAGtggagtgagaaaaaaaaaaaaaaaaaagtaaaagaggTGGATTAACTGAGATGGAGAAAAGGATTAACAAAGTGGAACAAAAGTTTCTTCAAATGTCACGactgagagggagggagagagagaaagaggaggctCTCAACACTCTTCACTctctaaaataacaaaaaaaaaaacaagtaggtTGAGTAACAGCCTGCACACGACAGAGTTAACCAGCGCTAACGAACCCGGGTGCTTGTGTGGAGGTGAGCTGAAGGCCGTCACACCCTTAATGATATGACAAGAACCAGTGGCCCAAATAAGGGTGGAATCTAATATGAGATAGAGAAGGTgaacagagaaaagaaacagagagagaactggaacagacagacatacattacattatacacaggggttggacaatgaaactgaaacacctgtcacctgttagtgtgggaggtttcatggctaaattggaccaacctggtggccaatcttcattaattgcacattgcaccagtaagaccatgtgcatccaatagtTCAAACactgtatcctgaaggtggtgctgtgtatcaggatgacaatgcaccaatacacactg from Hoplias malabaricus isolate fHopMal1 chromosome 2, fHopMal1.hap1, whole genome shotgun sequence encodes the following:
- the c2h4orf33 gene encoding UPF0462 protein C4orf33 homolog is translated as MEFSINQTWDSSLVDHDAVKIRFSPGDGGMKMEVCAPYFNDPPAPPGPPGQPFPGLWDYEVVESFFLNSHSEKYLEVEVCPHGQHLILLLNGKHNAFMQQLPLSFVATITGNMWKGEGLIPWSYFPPGVDKMNSYAIHGSGSGRSYEALYPIPKEDLQQGQGPDFHRLEYFQPFRLQCIMGEEWVQPESDLWKNTV